In Flavobacterium cerinum, one genomic interval encodes:
- a CDS encoding lipocalin family protein gives MLLFTGGLLLTSCETEPADPNLLTNTGGSNGGNNGGNNGGGTPANIAGTYKMTAFNTSVPTDLNGDGTPSTNQMNETSCFNNTMLVLSANNTFTSTGSSLEIVTDGTNTTLECTEDPSYGGTWTLSGNILKLTYTEDGETYTDQYTVSGNTLKISLAEGLIVGSGSGGEPAYLTANIDIIFTKQ, from the coding sequence ATGCTCCTGTTCACAGGAGGACTATTATTAACGAGCTGTGAAACGGAACCGGCCGACCCGAATTTACTAACAAATACCGGTGGAAGCAATGGCGGGAATAACGGAGGAAACAACGGCGGCGGAACACCTGCCAATATAGCGGGAACTTATAAAATGACCGCTTTTAATACTTCGGTTCCAACTGATCTTAACGGCGACGGAACACCTTCTACAAATCAAATGAATGAAACGAGTTGTTTTAACAATACAATGTTAGTACTTAGTGCCAATAATACTTTTACGTCAACAGGCAGTTCACTCGAAATCGTTACTGACGGAACGAATACAACATTGGAATGTACGGAAGATCCGAGTTACGGCGGAACATGGACTTTATCCGGAAATATATTAAAGTTAACGTATACCGAAGATGGAGAAACCTATACCGATCAATATACTGTTTCCGGAAATACATTAAAAATTTCCTTAGCAGAAGGATTAATTGTAGGATCAGGATCAGGCGGAGAACCGGCTTATCTGACAGCCAATATCGATATTATTTTTACGAAACAATAG
- the msrB gene encoding peptide-methionine (R)-S-oxide reductase MsrB has translation MKKLLFLIVLCSSLVGFGQNQKFKVQKTDKEWKAQLTKEEYEVLRNKGTERAFTGKYWNTFDKGKYVCAACGQVIFNSDSKFKSDCGWPSFDTAIKGSVIYKTDTSLGMVRTEVICSNCGSHLGHVFDDGPTNTTGKRFCTNSVSIKFIPAKYETPRRKN, from the coding sequence ATGAAAAAGTTACTATTTCTTATTGTACTATGTAGTTCTCTGGTTGGTTTCGGACAAAATCAAAAGTTTAAAGTTCAGAAAACGGATAAGGAGTGGAAAGCGCAATTAACCAAAGAAGAATATGAAGTATTGCGCAATAAAGGTACCGAACGAGCCTTTACCGGTAAATACTGGAATACTTTTGACAAAGGAAAATATGTTTGTGCCGCTTGCGGACAGGTAATTTTTAATTCCGATTCAAAATTTAAATCCGATTGCGGATGGCCTTCGTTTGATACTGCTATAAAAGGATCGGTTATTTATAAAACCGACACTAGTTTAGGTATGGTTCGAACTGAAGTGATTTGCTCTAACTGTGGAAGTCATTTAGGACACGTTTTTGATGATGGTCCTACCAATACTACTGGTAAACGTTTTTGTACCAACTCTGTATCTATCAAATTTATTCCAGCTAAATATGAAACACCCCGTAGAAAAAACTGA
- a CDS encoding endonuclease III domain-containing protein gives MDLFSDPISWTEKLNPIVVQYQERKHPLAYQNPYQLMIMVILSAQDSDANINKIAPALFNRFPDFESLVPATPEDLFPYISGVRHFQMKTEWILETAQMIKTDANIPLTMDTLTQLKGIGRKSANVIMKELQIKPAVGIVVDLHVLRVAPRIGLIPATQDGNKAEKLLMQLLPRDIWEAIGMCISFLGREICRPTNPKCSICPINQYCLYYNN, from the coding sequence ATGGATTTGTTTAGTGATCCTATAAGCTGGACAGAAAAATTAAATCCTATAGTTGTTCAATATCAGGAGCGTAAACATCCTTTGGCTTATCAAAATCCCTATCAGTTAATGATCATGGTTATTCTATCAGCTCAGGATTCTGATGCGAATATCAACAAAATTGCACCGGCATTATTTAATCGGTTTCCTGATTTTGAAAGTTTAGTTCCTGCTACTCCAGAAGATTTATTTCCATATATCAGTGGTGTACGCCATTTTCAGATGAAAACGGAATGGATACTCGAAACGGCTCAGATGATTAAAACAGATGCGAATATTCCATTAACAATGGATACGTTGACGCAATTAAAAGGAATCGGCCGTAAATCTGCCAATGTGATTATGAAGGAGTTACAGATTAAACCCGCGGTAGGAATTGTTGTTGATCTCCATGTCTTACGGGTAGCTCCCCGAATTGGATTAATACCTGCTACTCAGGATGGTAATAAAGCTGAAAAATTATTAATGCAATTATTACCCCGTGATATTTGGGAAGCTATTGGTATGTGTATTTCTTTTTTAGGAAGAGAAATATGCCGTCCTACCAATCCAAAATGTAGTATTTGTCCGATAAATCAATATTGTTTGTATTATAATAACTAA
- a CDS encoding MFS transporter has product MKQLEKGSKKLLNAWAFYDWANSVYALVISSSIFPLYYGALFRIKGIEEIPLFGLSIRSEALISYVTALGFLIVAILSPLLSGIADYMGNKKSFLKFFCYMGALSCMGLYFFSLDNIIIGLLTYMLALIGFWGSLVFYNSYLPDIAFPEQQDHISAKGYGLGYIGSVILLIINLIMVMKSEVFGFESQLKAMQFSFVMVGLWWIGFSQYTYRYLPDYKNGKKIKGQVVFNGFKELKKVWGQLKEIKPLRRYLGAFFVYSMAVQTVMIIAAYFGEKEVEWGSDENRTMGLIVSILLIQIIAVFGAYLTSIASKKFGNIKVLMVINFLWILICIDAYFVVTPNEFYVAAACVGIVMGGIQSLSRSTYSKFIPATQDTTSFFSFYDVSEKIGIVIGMFLYGYIADITGKMQNAVLFLIVFFLAGLLLLTRVPKE; this is encoded by the coding sequence ATGAAACAACTTGAAAAAGGAAGCAAAAAATTACTAAATGCCTGGGCATTTTACGATTGGGCGAATTCTGTTTATGCCCTTGTTATTTCATCCTCTATTTTCCCACTGTATTACGGAGCTTTATTCCGTATTAAGGGGATAGAAGAGATTCCGCTTTTCGGACTATCGATTCGAAGTGAGGCATTGATCAGTTATGTAACCGCTTTGGGGTTTTTAATTGTTGCGATTTTATCACCGTTATTGTCCGGTATAGCGGATTATATGGGCAATAAAAAATCATTTTTGAAGTTTTTCTGCTATATGGGAGCCTTGTCATGTATGGGGTTGTATTTTTTCTCATTAGACAACATTATCATCGGATTATTAACGTATATGTTGGCTTTGATTGGCTTTTGGGGAAGTTTGGTATTTTACAATTCGTATTTGCCGGACATTGCTTTTCCGGAGCAACAGGATCATATTAGTGCCAAAGGTTACGGATTAGGCTATATCGGGAGTGTGATTTTACTGATCATTAACTTGATTATGGTCATGAAATCGGAGGTTTTCGGATTCGAAAGCCAACTGAAAGCAATGCAGTTTTCTTTTGTAATGGTAGGATTATGGTGGATCGGATTCAGTCAATATACTTATCGCTACCTACCGGATTATAAAAACGGAAAAAAAATAAAAGGACAGGTTGTATTTAACGGCTTCAAAGAATTGAAAAAGGTTTGGGGACAATTAAAAGAAATCAAACCGTTACGTCGTTATTTAGGAGCCTTTTTTGTTTATAGTATGGCGGTGCAGACTGTAATGATTATCGCAGCCTATTTTGGAGAAAAAGAGGTCGAATGGGGAAGTGATGAAAACAGAACAATGGGATTGATCGTTAGTATTTTACTAATCCAGATTATCGCAGTATTCGGAGCTTATCTGACTTCTATTGCATCTAAGAAATTCGGTAATATTAAGGTATTAATGGTGATCAACTTTTTATGGATTTTGATCTGTATTGATGCTTATTTTGTAGTAACACCCAATGAATTTTATGTAGCGGCTGCCTGTGTAGGGATTGTAATGGGCGGTATTCAATCGTTATCACGATCGACTTATTCTAAGTTTATTCCGGCAACACAGGATACAACGTCATTTTTTAGTTTCTATGATGTATCCGAAAAAATCGGAATCGTTATCGGAATGTTCTTGTACGGATACATTGCTGATATCACCGGAAAAATGCAAAATGCCGTTTTATTTTTAATAGTATTCTTTTTGGCAGGATTATTGTTACTCACCAGAGTACCAAAAGAATAA
- a CDS encoding alpha/beta hydrolase has product MKENKPKHQQSLEIPKVILFTARLFEKISPELATQFAMKLFTTPIRYKIPKREFEMDRNSTQELLDIPAIQKKVMLYHYGTSDKKVLLVHGWSGRGTQLVKIADEFLKMGYTTISFDAPAHGKAPGKTSNMTEFIAAILEIEKKFGPFEFAVGHSLGGMSVLNAIKQKLAVKKAIIIGSGDIVTDIISDFILKLGLKPDIGIRMKTKFEKKFNQTMDSYSSYIAAKTVAIPVLVIHDEIDDDVPVKAAFHIHEHLKNGDLMITNGLGHRKILGDSKVIKRIVQFIS; this is encoded by the coding sequence ATGAAAGAAAATAAACCCAAACATCAGCAATCGTTGGAAATTCCTAAAGTAATATTATTTACAGCCCGATTGTTTGAAAAGATATCACCGGAACTGGCTACACAATTTGCCATGAAACTGTTTACAACGCCTATTCGCTACAAAATACCGAAAAGAGAGTTTGAAATGGATCGGAACAGTACTCAGGAATTATTGGATATACCGGCAATCCAAAAAAAGGTGATGCTATATCATTACGGAACAAGTGACAAAAAAGTGTTATTGGTTCACGGATGGAGCGGTCGCGGAACACAATTGGTTAAAATTGCCGATGAATTTTTGAAAATGGGTTATACTACAATCAGTTTTGATGCTCCTGCACACGGAAAAGCCCCCGGAAAGACCAGTAATATGACTGAATTTATTGCTGCTATTCTGGAAATTGAGAAAAAATTCGGTCCGTTCGAATTTGCAGTCGGTCATTCATTAGGTGGTATGTCGGTATTAAATGCGATCAAGCAGAAACTAGCCGTAAAAAAAGCAATTATTATCGGCAGTGGTGACATTGTAACCGATATTATTTCCGATTTTATTCTGAAACTAGGACTTAAACCGGATATCGGTATCCGAATGAAAACAAAATTTGAGAAGAAATTTAATCAAACCATGGACAGTTATTCTTCGTATATAGCAGCAAAGACCGTTGCTATTCCGGTATTGGTTATACATGATGAAATCGATGATGATGTTCCGGTTAAAGCGGCATTTCATATTCATGAACATCTTAAAAACGGTGATCTGATGATTACAAATGGATTAGGACACCGTAAAATATTAGGCGACAGTAAAGTTATCAAACGGATTGTTCAATTTATATCGTAA
- a CDS encoding M48 family metallopeptidase encodes MTYRLLVAGLLVLGISCAKNPFTGKSTLALVPDSEIFPSSFQQYNQFLTENKVIKGTKDAQRVTDVGMKIKAAAEKWLNANGYQGYLKDYKWEYNLVDSKDVNAWCMPGGKIVFYTGILPICKDDAGMATVMGHEVAHALLNHGQQRMSAGLLQQLGAAGVGAAVGNKSAETQQIAMTAYGVTTQYGGMLPFSRKHESEADKIGLTLMAIAGYNPDTAVGFWQRMAANSGGKAQPEFLSTHPSNETRIADIKNLIPQSKAEAKKFGVAFK; translated from the coding sequence ATGACTTATCGTTTGTTAGTAGCCGGTTTATTAGTACTGGGAATATCTTGTGCTAAAAACCCATTTACCGGAAAAAGTACGTTGGCATTAGTGCCCGACAGTGAAATTTTTCCATCTTCTTTCCAGCAATACAACCAGTTTTTGACTGAAAACAAAGTAATTAAGGGAACAAAAGATGCGCAACGAGTGACGGATGTCGGGATGAAAATAAAAGCCGCAGCCGAAAAATGGTTAAATGCAAACGGTTACCAGGGGTATTTAAAAGATTATAAATGGGAATACAATCTGGTAGATAGTAAAGACGTGAATGCCTGGTGTATGCCCGGAGGTAAAATTGTATTTTATACCGGGATATTGCCTATTTGTAAAGATGATGCCGGTATGGCAACTGTAATGGGACACGAAGTAGCCCATGCTTTGTTAAACCACGGACAACAACGTATGAGTGCCGGACTATTACAGCAATTAGGAGCCGCCGGAGTAGGAGCTGCCGTTGGTAATAAAAGTGCAGAAACGCAACAAATTGCTATGACGGCTTATGGTGTGACAACGCAATACGGAGGAATGTTACCTTTTAGCCGTAAACATGAAAGTGAAGCGGATAAAATCGGATTAACCTTAATGGCAATAGCGGGATACAATCCGGATACGGCTGTTGGTTTCTGGCAACGAATGGCAGCCAATTCAGGAGGCAAGGCACAACCGGAGTTTTTAAGTACGCACCCGAGTAATGAAACCCGTATTGCAGATATCAAAAACCTGATACCACAATCTAAAGCCGAAGCCAAAAAATTTGGTGTTGCTTTTAAATAA
- a CDS encoding M42 family metallopeptidase has translation MATKSILTKSSLTFLEKYLNNASPTGYEESGQKIWMEYLKPYVDTFITDTYGTAVGVINPDAPYKVVIEGHADEISWYVNYITDNGLIYVIRNGGSDHMIAPSKRVHIHTKKGIVKGVFGWPAIHTRNRGKEEAARIDNIFIDCGCETKEEVEKLGVHVGCVITYPDDFMILNENKFVCRAIDNRMGGFMIAEVARLLHENKKKLPFGLYITNSVQEEVGLRGAEMITKTIKPNVAIVTDVCHDSSTPMIDMKIEGDTKIGKGPVITYAPAVQNKLRELILDAAEENKIPFQRLASSRVTGTDTDAFAYSNGGVASALISLPLRYMHTTVEMVHREDVENVIRLIYESLLKIENNETFSYFK, from the coding sequence ATGGCGACAAAATCTATATTAACAAAATCATCTCTTACTTTTCTGGAAAAATACCTTAATAATGCTTCTCCGACCGGATATGAAGAAAGCGGCCAGAAAATATGGATGGAATATCTTAAACCTTACGTAGACACTTTTATTACCGACACCTACGGAACTGCTGTTGGTGTTATCAATCCTGACGCTCCCTATAAAGTAGTAATTGAAGGCCATGCGGATGAAATTTCCTGGTATGTCAATTATATTACCGACAACGGTTTGATTTATGTAATCCGTAACGGAGGAAGTGATCATATGATTGCACCGTCAAAACGCGTTCATATTCATACCAAAAAAGGAATTGTAAAAGGTGTTTTCGGTTGGCCGGCCATTCACACCCGTAATCGCGGTAAAGAAGAAGCCGCTCGTATCGACAATATTTTTATTGATTGTGGTTGTGAAACCAAAGAAGAAGTTGAAAAATTAGGTGTTCACGTGGGTTGTGTGATTACTTATCCGGATGATTTTATGATTCTTAATGAAAATAAATTCGTTTGTCGTGCTATCGATAACCGTATGGGAGGTTTTATGATTGCGGAAGTAGCCCGTTTGTTACATGAGAACAAAAAGAAATTACCATTCGGATTGTATATTACAAATTCCGTACAGGAAGAAGTAGGTTTACGCGGCGCTGAAATGATCACCAAAACGATCAAACCGAATGTCGCCATTGTAACCGATGTATGCCATGACTCTTCTACACCTATGATCGATATGAAAATTGAAGGAGACACTAAAATCGGGAAAGGGCCGGTAATTACCTACGCTCCTGCTGTGCAAAACAAATTGCGAGAGTTAATTCTGGATGCCGCCGAAGAAAATAAAATTCCGTTCCAGCGTCTGGCTTCATCACGTGTAACCGGAACCGATACGGATGCATTTGCTTATAGTAACGGCGGAGTAGCATCGGCTTTAATTTCTCTTCCTTTACGCTATATGCATACCACTGTAGAAATGGTACACCGTGAAGATGTAGAAAACGTAATCCGGTTAATTTACGAAAGCTTGCTGAAAATCGAGAATAATGAGACTTTCTCTTATTTCAAATAA
- a CDS encoding DUF4294 domain-containing protein, with protein sequence MKHLFFLSGFLFFPTVFFAQVNPQDTLRTENATVKDTSVSYMVQMDEVIVGKNAAYAEEQKKLRILERRVLKVYPYAKVAAENLTILNANMAKLTSERDKKKYFKIVEDYLQNEFEDRLKKFSRKDGQILVKLIHRQTGQTTFSLIKELKSGWKAFWSNNTARLFDINLKKEYKPFDDLEDFYIESILIKSFKSGKLQKQDPAIPIDLAELAATWRLKAERSRQIRSEREAKEKQALQN encoded by the coding sequence ATGAAGCACCTATTTTTTCTGTCGGGATTTCTATTTTTCCCTACTGTTTTTTTTGCACAGGTAAACCCTCAGGATACATTGAGAACGGAGAATGCTACAGTAAAAGATACTTCGGTGAGCTATATGGTTCAGATGGATGAAGTGATTGTAGGTAAAAATGCAGCTTATGCCGAAGAGCAGAAAAAATTGCGAATCTTGGAACGAAGAGTTTTGAAGGTTTATCCGTATGCTAAAGTGGCAGCAGAAAATTTGACTATCTTAAATGCTAATATGGCCAAGTTGACATCTGAGCGTGACAAAAAGAAATATTTTAAGATAGTAGAAGATTATCTGCAAAATGAATTTGAAGACCGGTTAAAGAAATTTTCAAGAAAAGATGGTCAGATTCTGGTTAAACTAATTCATCGGCAAACAGGACAGACAACTTTTAGTCTTATTAAAGAATTAAAAAGCGGGTGGAAGGCTTTTTGGTCGAATAATACGGCTCGTCTATTTGATATAAATTTAAAGAAAGAGTATAAGCCGTTTGATGATTTGGAAGATTTTTACATCGAAAGTATCCTGATAAAATCATTTAAGAGCGGAAAGTTACAGAAACAGGATCCGGCTATCCCGATTGATTTAGCCGAATTGGCCGCAACATGGAGATTAAAGGCGGAGCGATCAAGACAAATCCGAAGTGAAAGAGAAGCTAAGGAGAAACAAGCACTTCAAAATTAA
- the msrB gene encoding peptide-methionine (R)-S-oxide reductase MsrB, producing MKHPVEKTEEQWKAELGEERYHILRLKGTEYPHTGKYNLHFQKGTYCCGACGEPLFESSSKFDSHCGWPSFDESIPGKVEYIQDLSHGMIRTEILCANCGGHLGHVFNDGPTETGIRYCVNSLSIDFKEE from the coding sequence ATGAAACACCCCGTAGAAAAAACTGAAGAACAATGGAAAGCGGAACTTGGAGAAGAGCGTTATCACATTCTTCGTCTTAAAGGAACCGAATATCCGCATACCGGTAAATATAATCTTCATTTTCAAAAAGGTACCTATTGTTGTGGTGCCTGTGGTGAACCTCTTTTTGAAAGTTCCTCTAAATTTGATTCTCATTGCGGATGGCCTTCATTTGACGAGTCTATTCCAGGGAAAGTTGAATATATTCAGGATCTTTCTCACGGAATGATCCGTACTGAAATTTTATGTGCCAATTGTGGCGGTCATTTAGGGCACGTTTTTAATGACGGTCCGACTGAAACAGGAATCCGTTACTGTGTTAATTCCCTTTCTATCGATTTTAAAGAAGAATAA